The following are encoded together in the Geobacter sulfurreducens PCA genome:
- a CDS encoding arsenosugar biosynthesis-associated peroxidase-like protein: MDSYYVPDDLAKFGDIGKDAPDLAKKFFDYYGAVFAEGELTEREKTLIALAVAHAVQCPYCIDAYTRACLEKGSNLGEMTEAVHVANAIRGGAALVHGVQMRKIAEKLSL, encoded by the coding sequence ATGGACTCGTACTATGTACCCGACGATCTGGCGAAGTTCGGCGACATCGGCAAGGATGCGCCGGACTTGGCCAAGAAGTTCTTTGATTACTACGGCGCAGTGTTCGCCGAGGGAGAGCTGACCGAGCGGGAAAAGACCCTCATCGCCCTGGCCGTTGCCCACGCGGTCCAGTGCCCCTACTGCATCGACGCCTATACCCGGGCCTGCCTGGAGAAGGGATCGAATCTGGGCGAGATGACCGAAGCGGTCCACGTGGCCAACGCCATCAGGGGCGGCGCGGCCCTGGTCCACGGGGTGCAGATGCGTAAAATCGCCGAGAAGCTGTCGCTGTAG
- the arsS gene encoding arsenosugar biosynthesis radical SAM (seleno)protein ArsS (Some members of this family are selenoproteins.): MTESLAQSSPCIEAFSRALERCGLELRRDRTTTLQVNVGFLCDLACRHCHLEAGPSRTEIMTPETMEEVIAYASRCRFQAIDITGGAPELVPGIERLVTGLAPLTPRLIIRTNLSAFLNPGVAHLPELLRSAGAAIVASFPSANVGQAEAQRGHGIMERSITALKLLNDLGYGRDGSGLELDLVANPTGAFLPPSQCEAEQKLRRDLERKYGVVFSHLYTFANVPLGRFRRWLEDSGNLEGYLQRLAGNFNPATVPGLMCRALVSVAWDGHLYDCDFNLAAGRGLGGERRHVADMACLPPEGTLIPTDDYCYACTAGSGFT, from the coding sequence ATGACGGAATCCCTTGCGCAATCCTCCCCCTGCATCGAGGCGTTCTCCCGCGCCCTGGAGCGGTGCGGGCTGGAGCTTCGCCGGGATCGGACCACCACCCTCCAGGTAAACGTGGGGTTCCTGTGCGACCTGGCCTGCCGCCATTGCCACCTGGAGGCGGGACCATCCCGGACCGAGATCATGACGCCGGAAACCATGGAGGAGGTCATCGCCTACGCCTCCCGATGCCGGTTTCAGGCCATCGACATCACCGGCGGCGCTCCGGAGCTCGTCCCCGGCATCGAGCGGCTGGTGACCGGGCTGGCGCCGCTGACGCCCCGGCTTATCATCCGGACGAACCTCTCGGCGTTCCTGAACCCCGGCGTGGCGCACCTGCCCGAGCTGCTCAGGTCTGCGGGCGCCGCCATTGTTGCATCGTTCCCCTCGGCCAACGTCGGCCAGGCCGAGGCCCAGCGCGGCCACGGCATCATGGAGAGGAGCATCACGGCCCTGAAACTCCTGAACGATCTCGGCTACGGCCGCGACGGGAGCGGCCTGGAACTGGACCTGGTGGCCAATCCGACCGGCGCGTTCCTTCCCCCCTCCCAGTGCGAGGCAGAACAGAAGCTCCGCCGGGACCTGGAACGCAAGTACGGGGTGGTCTTCTCGCACCTCTACACCTTTGCCAACGTCCCTTTGGGGCGCTTCCGCCGCTGGCTGGAGGACTCGGGCAACCTGGAGGGATATCTGCAGCGGCTGGCCGGAAACTTCAATCCGGCCACGGTGCCCGGCCTCATGTGCCGCGCTCTGGTCTCCGTGGCCTGGGACGGACATCTCTACGACTGCGACTTCAACCTGGCCGCCGGCCGGGGGCTCGGGGGAGAGCGGCGTCACGTGGCCGACATGGCCTGCCTCCCCCCGGAAGGAACCCTGATCCCCACTGACGATTACTGTTATGCCTGCACCGCCGGTTCCGGTTTCACCTGA
- a CDS encoding TVP38/TMEM64 family protein has product MNAQRIIVISFCVALVALFFILDLGRLLTFASLKANHGALLAFYGEHRTLTVAVFLAIYIIQTALSLPGATILSLAAGALFGAVAGTAWAVTGATIGATLAFLLTRYLFHDAVQRRFGPRLEGINRELEKAGLNYLLFLRLVPLFPFFLINLGAGLTRLPLRTFVLGTFVGIIPGGFVYVNAGASLAAIASPADIASPRVIGSFALLGLFSLVPVLYKKITAQRRT; this is encoded by the coding sequence ATGAACGCACAACGAATTATCGTCATCTCCTTCTGTGTCGCACTGGTCGCCCTGTTCTTCATCCTGGACCTGGGACGGCTGCTGACCTTTGCCTCGCTCAAAGCCAATCATGGGGCACTGCTGGCCTTTTACGGGGAACACCGCACCCTGACGGTTGCCGTTTTCCTGGCGATCTACATCATCCAGACCGCCCTGTCGCTGCCGGGGGCCACGATCCTTTCCCTTGCCGCCGGCGCCCTGTTCGGGGCCGTGGCAGGGACTGCCTGGGCGGTGACCGGCGCCACCATCGGGGCGACGCTGGCCTTCCTGCTTACCCGTTACCTCTTTCACGATGCGGTCCAGCGTCGCTTCGGCCCCAGGCTGGAGGGGATCAACCGGGAACTGGAAAAGGCCGGACTCAACTATCTGCTCTTTCTGCGGCTCGTCCCCCTGTTTCCCTTCTTCCTGATCAACCTGGGGGCGGGTCTGACGCGGCTTCCCCTGCGCACTTTCGTGCTCGGGACCTTCGTGGGGATCATCCCGGGCGGTTTCGTCTACGTCAATGCCGGCGCCAGTCTGGCCGCCATCGCGAGCCCCGCGGACATCGCCTCGCCGCGGGTGATCGGTTCCTTTGCCCTGCTGGGGCTCTTTTCGCTGGTGCCGGTTCTGTACAAGAAAATTACCGCTCAAAGGAGAACCTGA